A stretch of Nonomuraea africana DNA encodes these proteins:
- the rpoB gene encoding DNA-directed RNA polymerase subunit beta: MAASRNASAVPAGPRRVSFSRIQEPLEVPDLLALQTESFDWLLGNEKWKARVEAARQAGRKDVPTQSGLEEIFEEISPIEDFSGTMSLSFRDHRFEPPKYSVDECKDKDMTFSAPMFVTAEFINNTTGEIKSQTVFMGDFPLMTPKGTFIINGTERVVVSQLVRSPGVYFDRSVDKTSDKDLYGCRVIPSRGAWLEFEIDKRDSVGVRIDRKRKQAVTVLLKALGWTNDQILERFGQYESMRATLEKDHTAGQDDALLDIYRKLRPGEPPTKESAQTLLENLYFNPKRYDLAKVGRYKINKKLGIDAEITQGTLTEEDIVATIEYIVRLHAGEESMPGAEGREVIVETDDIDHFGNRRLRSVGELIQNQVRLGLARMERVVRERMTTQDVEAITPQTLINIRPVVASIKEFFGTSQLSQFMDQTNPLAGLTHKRRLSALGPGGLSRERAGFEVRDVHPSHYGRMCPIETPEGPNIGLIGSLASYGRINAFGFVETPYRKVVDGKVTEQIDYLTADEEDRYVKAQANTQLNPDGSFAEPRVLVRTKGGETELARAEEVDYVDVSARQMVSVATAMIPFLEHDDANRALMGSNMQRQSVPLLKSEAPLVGTGMEYRAATDAGDVISAEKAGVVEEVSADYVTVMNDDGTRTTYRVAKFKRSNQGTSFNQKPIVAEGDRVEVNQVIADGPCTDQGEMALGKNLLVAFMPWEGHNYEDAIILSQRLVQDDVLSSIHIEEHEVDARDTKLGPEEITRDIPNVSEEVLADLDERGIIRIGAEVVPGDILVGKVTPKGETELTPEERLLRAIFGEKAREVRDTSLKVPHGESGKVIGVRVFSREEGDELPPGVNELVRVYVAQKRKITDGDKLAGRHGNKGVISKILPVEDMPFLEDGTPVDIILNPLGVPGRMNVGQVLETHLGWIAARGWDITGVQEAWAERLREKGFGEVAPRTNVATPVFDGAHEEEIVGLLSNTIANRDGDRMVQETGKARLFDGRSGEPFPYPISVGYIYILKLLHLVDDKIHARSTGPYSMITQQPLGGKAQFGGQRFGEMEVWALEAYGAAYALQELLTIKSDDVLGRVKVYEAIVKGENIPEPGIPESFKVLIKEMQSLCLNVEVLSSDGMSIEMRDTDEDVFRAAEELGIDLSRREPSSVEEV, from the coding sequence TTGGCAGCCTCGCGCAACGCCTCCGCCGTACCCGCCGGTCCCCGTCGCGTCTCTTTTTCGCGTATCCAGGAGCCCCTCGAAGTTCCTGACCTTCTCGCTCTGCAGACCGAGTCCTTCGACTGGTTGCTCGGCAACGAGAAGTGGAAGGCCCGGGTAGAGGCGGCTCGTCAGGCCGGGCGCAAGGACGTCCCGACCCAGTCGGGCCTCGAAGAGATCTTCGAAGAGATCAGTCCCATTGAGGACTTCTCGGGGACCATGTCCTTGTCGTTCCGCGACCACCGGTTCGAGCCGCCCAAGTACTCAGTCGATGAGTGCAAAGACAAGGACATGACCTTCTCCGCCCCCATGTTCGTGACGGCGGAGTTCATCAATAACACCACTGGTGAGATCAAGAGCCAGACGGTGTTCATGGGCGACTTCCCGCTCATGACGCCGAAGGGCACCTTCATCATCAACGGCACCGAGCGTGTCGTGGTCTCGCAGCTGGTCAGGTCCCCTGGTGTCTACTTCGACCGCAGTGTCGACAAGACCTCCGACAAGGACCTCTACGGCTGCAGGGTCATCCCCTCGAGGGGAGCCTGGCTCGAGTTCGAGATCGACAAGCGCGACAGCGTCGGTGTGCGCATCGACCGCAAGCGCAAGCAGGCCGTCACCGTGCTTCTCAAGGCACTGGGATGGACCAACGACCAGATCCTCGAGCGCTTCGGTCAGTACGAGTCGATGCGGGCCACCCTGGAGAAGGACCACACGGCCGGCCAGGATGACGCCCTGCTCGACATCTACCGCAAGCTCCGTCCGGGCGAGCCGCCGACCAAGGAGTCGGCGCAGACCCTGCTGGAGAACCTCTACTTCAACCCCAAGCGTTACGACCTGGCCAAGGTTGGTCGTTACAAGATCAACAAGAAGCTGGGGATCGACGCCGAGATCACTCAGGGCACGCTGACCGAAGAGGACATCGTCGCCACCATCGAGTACATCGTCAGGCTGCACGCGGGCGAGGAGTCGATGCCGGGCGCCGAGGGCCGTGAGGTCATCGTCGAGACCGACGACATCGACCACTTCGGCAACCGCCGTCTGCGCAGCGTCGGCGAGCTCATCCAGAACCAGGTCCGCCTGGGCCTGGCCCGCATGGAGCGCGTCGTCCGCGAGCGCATGACCACGCAGGACGTCGAGGCGATCACGCCGCAGACCCTGATCAACATTCGCCCGGTCGTGGCGTCGATCAAGGAGTTCTTCGGCACGTCGCAGCTGTCGCAGTTCATGGACCAGACCAACCCGCTGGCCGGCCTGACGCACAAGCGGCGTCTGTCCGCGCTGGGCCCCGGTGGTCTGTCGCGTGAGCGGGCGGGCTTCGAGGTTCGAGACGTGCACCCGTCCCACTACGGCCGGATGTGCCCGATCGAGACCCCTGAAGGCCCGAACATCGGTCTGATCGGCTCGCTGGCCTCCTACGGACGCATCAACGCGTTCGGCTTCGTCGAGACGCCTTACCGCAAGGTCGTCGACGGCAAGGTGACCGAGCAGATCGACTACCTCACGGCCGACGAGGAAGACCGCTACGTCAAGGCGCAGGCCAACACGCAGCTCAACCCCGACGGCTCCTTCGCCGAGCCGCGCGTCCTGGTCCGCACCAAGGGCGGTGAGACCGAGCTCGCGCGTGCGGAGGAGGTCGACTACGTCGACGTCTCCGCCCGCCAGATGGTCTCCGTCGCGACCGCGATGATCCCGTTCCTGGAGCACGACGACGCCAACCGCGCGCTCATGGGCTCCAACATGCAGAGGCAGTCCGTGCCCCTGCTGAAGAGCGAGGCGCCGCTGGTCGGCACCGGCATGGAGTACCGTGCCGCGACCGACGCCGGCGACGTCATCAGCGCCGAGAAGGCCGGCGTGGTCGAGGAGGTCTCCGCCGACTACGTCACCGTCATGAACGACGACGGCACCCGCACCACCTACCGGGTCGCCAAGTTCAAGCGCTCCAACCAGGGCACCTCCTTCAACCAGAAGCCCATCGTCGCCGAGGGCGACAGGGTCGAGGTCAACCAGGTCATCGCCGACGGTCCCTGCACCGACCAGGGCGAGATGGCGCTCGGCAAGAACCTCCTCGTGGCGTTCATGCCGTGGGAGGGCCACAACTACGAAGACGCGATCATCCTGTCCCAGCGGCTGGTCCAGGACGACGTCCTCTCCTCGATCCACATCGAGGAGCACGAGGTCGACGCCCGTGACACCAAGCTGGGTCCCGAGGAGATCACCAGGGACATCCCGAACGTCTCCGAGGAGGTCCTGGCCGACCTCGACGAGCGCGGCATCATCCGCATCGGCGCCGAGGTCGTTCCCGGCGACATCCTCGTCGGCAAGGTCACGCCCAAGGGCGAGACCGAGCTGACCCCCGAGGAGCGGCTGCTGCGCGCGATCTTCGGTGAGAAGGCGCGGGAGGTCCGCGACACCTCGCTGAAGGTGCCGCACGGCGAGTCCGGCAAGGTCATCGGCGTCCGCGTCTTCAGCCGCGAGGAGGGCGACGAGCTTCCTCCCGGCGTCAACGAGCTGGTCCGCGTCTACGTGGCCCAGAAGCGTAAGATCACCGACGGTGACAAGCTGGCCGGCCGTCACGGCAACAAGGGTGTCATCTCCAAGATCCTCCCGGTCGAGGACATGCCCTTCCTCGAGGACGGCACGCCGGTCGACATCATCCTCAACCCGCTGGGCGTGCCCGGCCGAATGAACGTCGGCCAGGTGCTCGAGACCCACCTCGGCTGGATCGCGGCCAGGGGCTGGGACATCACCGGTGTCCAGGAGGCGTGGGCCGAGAGGCTGCGCGAGAAGGGCTTCGGCGAGGTCGCCCCGCGCACCAACGTCGCCACCCCGGTGTTCGACGGCGCGCACGAGGAGGAGATCGTCGGCCTGCTCAGCAACACCATCGCCAACCGCGACGGTGACCGCATGGTGCAGGAGACCGGCAAGGCGCGGCTGTTCGACGGCCGCTCCGGCGAGCCGTTCCCGTACCCGATCTCGGTCGGCTACATCTACATCCTGAAGCTGCTGCACCTGGTCGACGACAAGATCCACGCGCGTTCGACCGGTCCTTACTCCATGATCACTCAGCAGCCACTGGGTGGTAAGGCGCAGTTCGGTGGCCAGCGTTTCGGCGAGATGGAGGTGTGGGCTCTCGAGGCCTACGGCGCCGCCTACGCCCTGCAGGAGCTGCTCACCATCAAGTCCGACGACGTCCTCGGCCGAGTCAAGGTCTACGAGGCCATCGTCAAGGGCGAGAACATTCCCGAGCCCGGCATTCCCGAGTCCTTCAAGGTCCTCATCAAGGAAATGCAGTCGCTGTGCCTGAACGTCGAGGTGCTCTCCAGCGACGGCATGTCCATCGAGATGCGTGACACCGACGAGGACGTCTTCAGGGCCGCCGAGGAGCTCGGTATCGATCTGTCCCGGCGCGAGCCGAGCAGCGTGGAAGAAGTCTGA
- a CDS encoding DNA-directed RNA polymerase subunit beta' codes for MLDVNFFDELRIGLATADDIRQWSHGEVKKPETINYRTLKPEKDGLFCEKIFGPTRDWECYCGKYKRVRFKGIICERCGVEVTRAKVRRERMGHIELAAPVTHIWYFKGVPSRLGYLLDLAPKDLEKVIYFAAYMITHVETELRDRDLPSLEAKISVERQHIEQRRDADIEARQKKLEGDLAELEAAGAKGDQRRKVREGAEREMRQLRDRAQRELDRLDEVWSRFKNLKVQDLEGDEMLYREMRDRFGRYFKGGMGAQAIQERLISFDLDAEAENLRETIRSGKGQKKARALKRLKVVSAFLNTTNSPRGMVLDCIPVIPPDLRPMVQLDGGRFATSDLNDLYRRVINRNNRLKRLLDLGAPEIIVNNEKRMLQEAVDSLFDNGRRGRPVTGPGNRPLKSLSDMLKGKQGRFRQNLLGKRVDYSGRSVIVVGPQLKLHQCGLPKQMALELFKPFVMKRLVDLNHAQNIKSAKRMVERARPVVWDVLEEVITEHPVLLNRAPTLHRLGIQAFEPQLVEGKAIQIHPLVCTAFNADFDGDQMAVHLPLSAEAQAEARILMLSTNNILKPADGKPVTMPTQDMVIGLYWLTTQKDGAIGEGRVFGSVAEAQMAFDRRELEIQAKIQIRLAGDVQPPRGWAAPEGWEAGDPIRLETTFGRCLFNQTLPSNYPFVNFQVGKKQLSAIVNELAETYPKVDVATSLDALKDAGFRWATRSGVTISIDDVVAPPNKADIMESYERRADKVQREYERGLITDEERRQELIEIWTHATADVETDMVNAFPATNPVWMMVNSGARGNKMQVRQIAGIRGLVSNTKGETIPRPIKASFREGLSVLEYFISTHGQRKGLADTALRTADSGYLTRRLVDVAQDVIVREIDCGTDRAVPLHVGERDSAGNLVKAENAESNVHGRILAEDVEVDGKVIAAAGVDINDTHVTALVEAGIETVRTRSALVCEAKIGVCATCYGRSLATGKLVDVGEAVGIIAAQSIGEPGTQLTMRTFHTGGVAGADITHGLPRVQELFEARIPKGVAPISEAEGRARIDETDKTRKIVITPDDGSEEIAYPVSMRSRLLIQDGQRVSVGTQLIAGAVNPNEVLRILGPRAVQLHLVAEVQQVYRSQGVSIHDKHIEIIVRQMLKRVNVLESGETDLLPGELVERPRFEQMNRETVAEGGSPASGRPVLMGITKASLATESWLSAASFQETTRVLTDAAIHAKSDSLLGLKENVIIGKLIPAGTGMPQYRNIRVEPTEEAKAAMYTVGGYDGSAADYTFGTGSGEAVPLEEYDFGQYNR; via the coding sequence ATGCTGGACGTCAACTTCTTCGACGAGCTCCGGATCGGCCTCGCAACCGCTGACGACATCCGTCAGTGGTCCCACGGCGAGGTGAAGAAGCCCGAGACCATCAACTACCGAACTCTCAAGCCGGAAAAGGACGGACTCTTCTGCGAGAAGATCTTCGGCCCGACCCGCGACTGGGAGTGCTACTGCGGCAAGTACAAGCGCGTCCGCTTCAAGGGCATCATCTGTGAGCGCTGCGGCGTCGAGGTCACTCGCGCCAAGGTGCGTCGTGAGCGGATGGGCCACATCGAGCTGGCCGCGCCCGTCACGCACATCTGGTACTTCAAGGGCGTTCCTTCGCGCCTTGGCTACCTGCTCGACCTGGCCCCGAAGGACCTCGAGAAGGTCATCTACTTCGCGGCCTACATGATCACGCACGTCGAGACCGAGCTGCGTGACCGTGACCTGCCCTCGCTCGAGGCGAAGATCTCCGTCGAGCGGCAGCACATCGAGCAGCGCCGTGACGCCGACATCGAGGCCAGGCAGAAGAAGCTCGAGGGCGACCTGGCCGAGCTCGAGGCCGCCGGTGCCAAGGGTGACCAGCGCCGCAAGGTCCGCGAGGGCGCCGAGCGCGAGATGCGTCAGCTGCGCGACAGGGCCCAGCGCGAGCTCGACAGGCTCGACGAGGTCTGGAGCCGTTTCAAGAACCTCAAGGTCCAGGACCTCGAGGGCGACGAGATGCTCTACCGCGAGATGCGCGACCGCTTCGGCCGCTACTTCAAGGGCGGCATGGGCGCGCAGGCGATCCAGGAGCGCCTGATCAGCTTCGACCTCGACGCCGAGGCCGAGAACCTGCGCGAGACGATCCGCAGCGGCAAGGGCCAGAAGAAGGCCCGCGCCCTCAAGCGGCTCAAGGTCGTGTCGGCGTTCCTCAACACGACCAACTCGCCGCGCGGCATGGTGCTCGACTGCATCCCTGTCATCCCGCCGGACCTGCGCCCGATGGTGCAGCTCGACGGTGGCAGGTTCGCGACCTCCGACCTGAACGACCTGTACCGCAGGGTCATCAACAGGAACAACCGCCTCAAGCGACTTCTCGATCTCGGCGCGCCCGAGATCATCGTGAACAACGAGAAGCGGATGCTCCAGGAGGCCGTCGACTCGCTGTTCGACAACGGCCGTCGTGGCCGTCCCGTCACGGGTCCCGGCAACCGTCCGTTGAAGTCCCTCAGCGACATGCTGAAGGGCAAGCAGGGCCGCTTCCGCCAGAACCTGCTGGGCAAGCGAGTCGACTACTCGGGCCGTTCGGTCATCGTCGTCGGCCCGCAGCTGAAGCTGCACCAGTGCGGTCTGCCCAAGCAGATGGCGCTGGAGCTGTTCAAGCCGTTCGTGATGAAGCGCCTGGTCGATCTCAACCACGCGCAGAACATCAAGTCGGCCAAGCGGATGGTCGAGCGCGCCCGCCCCGTCGTGTGGGACGTGCTCGAAGAGGTCATCACCGAGCACCCCGTGCTGCTCAACCGCGCGCCCACGCTGCACCGTCTGGGCATCCAGGCGTTCGAGCCGCAGCTGGTCGAGGGCAAGGCCATCCAGATCCACCCGCTCGTCTGCACCGCGTTCAACGCGGACTTCGACGGCGACCAGATGGCCGTGCACCTGCCGCTGTCGGCTGAGGCCCAGGCCGAGGCTCGCATCCTGATGCTCTCGACCAACAACATCCTCAAGCCGGCCGACGGCAAGCCCGTGACGATGCCCACCCAGGACATGGTCATCGGCCTCTACTGGCTGACCACGCAGAAGGACGGCGCGATCGGCGAGGGCCGCGTGTTCGGCTCGGTGGCCGAGGCGCAGATGGCCTTCGACCGGCGCGAGCTGGAGATCCAGGCCAAGATCCAGATCCGGCTCGCCGGTGACGTCCAGCCGCCTCGCGGCTGGGCCGCTCCCGAAGGCTGGGAGGCGGGCGACCCGATCCGTCTGGAGACGACCTTCGGCCGCTGCCTGTTCAACCAGACGCTGCCGAGCAACTACCCGTTCGTCAACTTCCAGGTGGGCAAGAAGCAGCTGTCCGCGATCGTCAACGAGCTGGCCGAGACCTACCCCAAGGTCGACGTCGCCACCTCGCTCGACGCGCTCAAGGACGCCGGCTTCCGCTGGGCGACCCGCTCCGGCGTCACGATCTCGATCGACGACGTCGTCGCGCCGCCCAACAAGGCCGACATCATGGAGAGCTACGAGCGCAGGGCCGACAAGGTCCAGCGCGAGTACGAGCGCGGTCTGATCACCGACGAGGAGCGCCGCCAGGAGCTCATCGAGATCTGGACCCACGCCACGGCGGACGTCGAGACCGACATGGTCAACGCGTTCCCCGCGACGAACCCGGTCTGGATGATGGTCAACTCCGGCGCCCGCGGTAACAAGATGCAGGTGCGTCAGATCGCCGGTATCCGTGGTCTGGTGTCCAACACCAAGGGTGAGACGATTCCGCGGCCGATCAAGGCCTCCTTCCGTGAGGGCCTGTCGGTTCTGGAGTACTTCATCTCCACCCACGGTCAGCGAAAGGGTCTGGCCGACACCGCGCTCCGTACCGCCGACTCGGGTTACCTGACCCGTCGTCTGGTGGACGTGGCGCAGGACGTCATCGTGCGCGAGATCGACTGTGGCACCGACCGTGCGGTCCCGCTGCACGTCGGCGAGCGCGACTCGGCGGGCAACCTGGTCAAGGCCGAGAACGCCGAGTCCAACGTGCACGGCCGCATCCTGGCCGAGGACGTCGAGGTCGACGGCAAGGTCATCGCCGCGGCGGGTGTCGACATCAACGACACCCACGTCACGGCGCTGGTCGAGGCCGGCATCGAGACCGTCCGCACCCGCAGCGCGCTCGTCTGCGAGGCCAAGATCGGTGTCTGCGCGACCTGCTACGGCCGCTCGCTGGCCACCGGCAAGCTCGTGGACGTCGGCGAGGCGGTCGGCATCATCGCCGCCCAGTCGATCGGTGAGCCCGGCACCCAGCTGACGATGCGTACCTTCCACACCGGTGGTGTGGCGGGCGCCGACATCACCCACGGTCTGCCCCGTGTCCAGGAGCTCTTCGAGGCGCGCATCCCCAAGGGTGTCGCCCCGATCTCCGAGGCAGAGGGCCGGGCTCGCATCGACGAGACCGACAAGACCAGGAAGATCGTGATCACCCCCGACGACGGTTCGGAGGAGATCGCCTACCCGGTCTCGATGCGCTCGCGCCTGCTCATCCAGGACGGCCAGCGTGTCTCGGTGGGCACCCAGCTCATCGCCGGTGCGGTCAACCCGAACGAGGTCCTGCGCATCCTCGGCCCGCGTGCGGTGCAGCTGCACCTGGTCGCCGAGGTCCAGCAGGTCTACCGCTCCCAGGGTGTGTCGATCCACGACAAGCACATCGAGATCATCGTTCGGCAGATGCTCAAGCGCGTCAACGTGCTCGAGTCCGGTGAGACCGACCTGCTGCCCGGTGAGCTCGTCGAGCGTCCGCGCTTCGAGCAGATGAACCGCGAGACCGTCGCCGAGGGTGGCTCGCCCGCCTCCGGCCGTCCGGTCCTCATGGGCATCACGAAGGCGTCGCTCGCCACCGAGTCGTGGCTGTCGGCGGCCTCCTTCCAGGAGACCACCAGGGTCCTGACGGACGCGGCGATCCACGCCAAGTCCGACTCGCTCCTGGGCCTGAAGGAGAACGTCATCATCGGAAAGCTGATCCCGGCCGGAACTGGCATGCCCCAGTACCGCAACATCCGGGTGGAGCCGACCGAGGAGGCCAAGGCCGCGATGTACACCGTCGGCGGGTACGACGGTTCGGCCGCGGACTACACCTTCGGCACCGGCAGCGGCGAGGCCGTGCCGCTGGAGGAGTACGACTTCGGGCAGTACAACCGCTAG